From Actinopolymorpha cephalotaxi, one genomic window encodes:
- a CDS encoding glycoside hydrolase family 127 protein, which yields MTAETSSPHTPVVDTTHSPYARLRPVGVGDVEVRDAFWQPRLDRNRVQTIPAQHEQCETTGALTNFRRAAGNAPDEPFHGMYYSDSDVYKWAEAASWSLASTDDRVVAERLADVIGLFEAAQDDDGYLNTYFSVDRVAERWTDLVVRHEMYCVGHLTQAAVAHFRATGSRALLDVAERACGHIEARFAPGQVPGTCGHPCLEMALVELYRATRDERWLRLAVWQLDSRGVGVLGGSEYLLDHARLRDQSSVTGHAVRALYLYAAAADVVLENGDEELAAVVDRLWADLSGHKTAVTGGVGARWDGEAFGDAYELPDRAYNETCAAIAHIFLAWRLLLRTGDGAYRDAMETALHNGVLPGLSQSGTEFFY from the coding sequence ATGACCGCCGAGACCTCCAGCCCGCACACCCCAGTCGTCGACACCACCCACAGCCCGTACGCCCGGCTGCGCCCGGTCGGTGTGGGCGACGTCGAGGTGCGGGACGCCTTCTGGCAACCCCGCCTTGACAGGAACCGCGTACAGACGATTCCGGCCCAGCACGAGCAGTGCGAGACGACCGGTGCGCTGACGAACTTCCGCCGGGCGGCCGGGAACGCGCCGGACGAGCCCTTCCACGGCATGTACTACTCCGACTCCGACGTCTACAAGTGGGCCGAGGCCGCGTCCTGGAGCCTGGCGTCGACCGACGACCGCGTGGTGGCCGAGCGGCTGGCCGACGTGATCGGGCTGTTCGAGGCCGCCCAGGACGACGACGGCTATCTGAACACCTACTTCTCGGTGGACCGGGTGGCCGAGCGCTGGACGGATCTTGTCGTACGCCACGAGATGTACTGCGTCGGGCACCTAACCCAGGCCGCCGTCGCGCACTTTCGTGCCACCGGCAGCCGGGCCCTGCTCGACGTGGCCGAACGCGCCTGTGGCCACATCGAGGCGCGGTTCGCACCCGGACAGGTGCCCGGCACCTGCGGGCACCCGTGCCTGGAGATGGCCCTGGTCGAGCTGTACCGCGCCACCCGTGACGAGCGCTGGCTGCGGCTCGCGGTGTGGCAGCTGGACTCCCGTGGTGTGGGCGTCCTGGGCGGTAGCGAGTACCTCCTCGACCATGCCCGCCTGCGCGACCAGTCGTCGGTCACCGGGCACGCGGTGCGCGCGCTCTATCTCTACGCCGCGGCCGCCGATGTCGTACTGGAGAACGGCGACGAGGAGCTGGCCGCGGTCGTGGACCGGCTGTGGGCGGACCTGTCCGGGCACAAGACGGCCGTCACCGGAGGCGTGGGCGCGCGCTGGGACGGTGAGGCGTTCGGTGACGCGTACGAGCTTCCGGACCGGGCGTACAACGAAACCTGTGCCGCCATCGCGCACATCTTCCTTGCCTGGCGGCTGTTGCTGCGCACCGGCGACGGGGCCTACCGCGACGCGATGGAGACCGCTCTCCACAACGGTGTGCTGCCCGGGCTCTCCCAGTCGGGCACCGAGTTCTTCTACTAG
- a CDS encoding LacI family DNA-binding transcriptional regulator: MAPTIRDIARVAGVSVATASKGLNGKGRMRPETRERIVQTARDLGFRPNRNARSLTSGRTYTVGLLTRNGYGRFTPALLGGVEDALSADTCSLLLCDARRDAVRERHYIDALTARRVDGLIVTGRETDQAPRVGRDLPFPVVYAYTVSADPADTSVTVDDEHGGRLAVRQLTRYGCRRIAHLTGPPSYAAVRDRVAGARAALAEEGLDLPDSRVVYGPFSEEMGFTHVRRLLERDPEIDGIFCGNDQIARGAADGLAALGRRVPDDVALVGFDNWTLLAASTRPALASVDMNLYRLGRVVGETLLASIDGTVSPGVSRLPCSIAVRASCPASTGDDPVWASDAPLVPDA, translated from the coding sequence GTGGCCCCGACCATCCGCGACATCGCCCGCGTCGCCGGCGTCTCCGTCGCCACCGCGTCGAAGGGCCTCAACGGCAAGGGCCGGATGCGACCGGAGACCCGGGAACGCATCGTCCAGACGGCCCGCGACCTGGGTTTCCGGCCCAACCGCAACGCCCGGTCGCTCACCAGCGGCCGCACCTACACGGTCGGGTTGCTCACCCGCAACGGCTACGGCCGATTCACCCCCGCGCTCCTCGGCGGGGTCGAGGACGCGCTGTCCGCGGACACCTGCAGCCTGCTGCTGTGCGACGCCCGCCGGGACGCCGTACGCGAACGCCACTACATCGACGCGCTCACCGCCCGGCGCGTGGACGGGCTGATCGTGACCGGCCGGGAGACCGACCAGGCACCCAGGGTGGGACGCGACCTGCCGTTCCCGGTCGTCTACGCCTACACCGTGTCCGCGGACCCGGCCGACACCAGCGTCACCGTCGACGACGAGCACGGCGGCCGGCTGGCGGTCCGCCAGTTGACGCGGTACGGCTGCCGGCGGATCGCCCACCTGACCGGGCCGCCCTCCTACGCCGCGGTCCGCGACCGGGTCGCCGGAGCCCGGGCGGCGCTGGCGGAGGAGGGCCTGGACCTGCCCGACTCGCGCGTGGTCTACGGGCCGTTCAGCGAGGAGATGGGTTTCACCCACGTACGCCGGTTGCTCGAACGCGATCCGGAGATCGACGGGATCTTCTGCGGGAACGACCAGATCGCCCGCGGCGCCGCAGACGGCCTCGCCGCCCTGGGCCGGCGCGTGCCCGACGACGTGGCCCTGGTCGGCTTCGACAACTGGACCCTGCTCGCGGCCTCGACCAGGCCGGCCCTCGCGTCGGTGGACATGAACCTCTACCGCCTCGGCCGGGTCGTCGGGGAGACGCTGCTCGCGTCGATCGACGGCACGGTGTCGCCCGGGGTCAGCCGGCTGCCGTGCTCGATCGCCGTCCGCGCGTCCTGCCCCGCCTCCACCGGCGACGACCCGGTGTGGGCGAGCGACGCACCGCTGGTTCCCGACGCCTGA
- a CDS encoding ABC transporter permease family protein — protein MWPLLVSRDEEHRTLELGLAYFHASSSAFQQPNWPLMMAASVVVLLPVLLVYVFAQRYFVAGIALSGVKG, from the coding sequence TTGTGGCCGCTGCTGGTGTCCCGGGACGAGGAGCACCGTACGCTCGAGCTCGGCCTGGCGTACTTCCACGCGAGTTCGTCGGCGTTCCAGCAGCCGAACTGGCCGCTGATGATGGCCGCCTCGGTCGTGGTGCTGCTGCCGGTGCTGCTCGTGTACGTGTTCGCGCAACGCTACTTCGTGGCCGGGATCGCACTGTCCGGCGTGAAGGGATGA
- a CDS encoding MGH1-like glycoside hydrolase domain-containing protein: MTQGTPGTQGTRGSFPLDDYTPYGYLDVPEHTRRLTPKGVLRSRDVGFGWHFPALATSYGGRRETYRTSVRVGMDGALALADFDDVASPYHSKDLVRFVAERGPAHFEAEFVVVGSDVVAAFVDVTSRRHTTVRVDYTRLVGADHGWGESGLVGRRDGDLVVLQGFEDGEAFALTVVPADGDGLGAAAGLPELVAGVTADSAEADRWTADGTQGGLAEPVTVLGEPGQEVTLSAVVTVPAAGRHELLVLLSRGRTADEAADRLADARDIAARVRGTRVRSDGAFWSRAPRLTGDWPAHWRRGLVYDLETLRMMVKPPVGIYHHVWDGMQIQAPRVVLGEAAIDALLLSYADPRLAQELLLGVFADAPLANVPCSREDGTYNMVSADGSVCGTGPQWGYPWPVVRHLFAAHPDEAWLARIYPPMAAYLDWWLAHRRDADGWLVHACSWESGQDLSPRFGDQPLGGGHPAWSVRPVDLQATFADAAATMADLAGVLGRDEDVHRWQGLATEFAERTDRLWTGERYADVDARTGRATEVDDVMLLAPLALGQAGADRAEALRETVRAADPDTTVWPMFAWTAVDAAEAAGEYDTAARVAGGVVDRAYGFWDARRHEPGRTLPGVACEYWPLSGRCGGEGYGWGAFTTHLLLGTLVGLRPEAAGLRIRPNLPADLRVPGRTYGVRLTVRDTPVHVRLEPTADGVEVSVNDRLTKLTWGEEARWDWHELTSG; encoded by the coding sequence ATGACCCAGGGGACACCGGGAACACAGGGGACACGGGGTTCGTTCCCGCTCGACGACTACACGCCGTACGGCTATCTCGACGTGCCCGAGCACACCCGACGGCTGACCCCGAAGGGTGTGCTGCGGTCACGCGACGTCGGCTTCGGGTGGCACTTCCCGGCGCTGGCGACGTCCTACGGCGGCCGGCGGGAGACCTACCGCACCAGCGTCCGCGTCGGGATGGACGGCGCGCTGGCCCTGGCCGACTTCGACGACGTGGCGTCGCCCTACCACTCCAAGGACCTGGTGCGGTTCGTGGCCGAGCGTGGGCCGGCCCACTTCGAGGCCGAGTTCGTGGTCGTGGGCTCGGACGTCGTGGCGGCGTTCGTCGACGTGACCTCGCGACGGCACACGACCGTCCGGGTGGACTACACCCGGCTCGTCGGCGCCGACCACGGCTGGGGCGAGTCCGGCCTGGTGGGCCGCCGGGACGGAGATCTCGTTGTCCTGCAGGGATTCGAGGATGGTGAGGCGTTCGCGCTGACGGTCGTGCCGGCGGACGGCGACGGCTTGGGGGCCGCGGCCGGCCTGCCCGAGCTCGTCGCCGGAGTCACCGCGGACAGCGCGGAGGCCGACCGGTGGACCGCCGACGGCACGCAAGGTGGGCTTGCGGAGCCGGTGACGGTGCTGGGCGAACCAGGGCAGGAGGTCACGCTGTCGGCGGTCGTCACTGTCCCGGCGGCAGGACGGCACGAGCTCCTCGTGCTGCTCTCCCGCGGCCGCACCGCGGACGAGGCCGCCGACCGGTTGGCCGACGCGCGGGACATCGCCGCCCGGGTGCGGGGCACCCGGGTCCGCTCCGACGGCGCGTTCTGGTCGCGGGCGCCGAGGCTGACCGGTGACTGGCCGGCGCATTGGCGACGGGGTCTGGTCTACGACCTGGAAACCCTGCGGATGATGGTGAAACCTCCGGTCGGGATCTACCACCACGTGTGGGACGGCATGCAGATCCAGGCGCCGCGAGTGGTGCTGGGCGAGGCGGCGATCGACGCGCTGCTGTTGTCGTACGCCGATCCGAGGCTGGCCCAGGAGTTGCTGCTCGGCGTGTTCGCGGACGCACCGCTGGCCAACGTCCCGTGCTCGCGGGAGGACGGCACGTACAACATGGTGTCCGCGGACGGGTCGGTGTGCGGCACCGGACCGCAGTGGGGTTACCCGTGGCCGGTCGTCCGCCACCTGTTCGCCGCCCACCCGGACGAGGCCTGGCTGGCCCGGATCTACCCGCCGATGGCGGCCTACCTGGACTGGTGGCTCGCCCACCGGCGAGACGCCGACGGCTGGCTGGTGCACGCGTGCAGCTGGGAGTCCGGCCAGGACCTCTCGCCGCGGTTCGGCGACCAGCCGCTCGGCGGCGGGCATCCCGCCTGGTCCGTCCGCCCGGTCGACCTGCAGGCGACGTTCGCCGACGCCGCCGCGACGATGGCGGACCTGGCCGGCGTGCTCGGCCGGGACGAGGACGTGCACCGGTGGCAGGGTCTGGCCACCGAGTTCGCCGAACGCACCGACCGGCTGTGGACCGGTGAGCGGTACGCCGACGTGGACGCGCGCACCGGGCGGGCCACCGAGGTCGACGACGTGATGCTGTTGGCGCCGCTGGCCCTCGGCCAGGCCGGCGCCGACCGGGCCGAGGCCCTGCGCGAGACGGTGCGCGCGGCCGACCCGGACACGACCGTGTGGCCGATGTTCGCCTGGACCGCGGTGGACGCGGCCGAGGCGGCGGGCGAGTACGACACCGCGGCCCGGGTGGCCGGGGGAGTGGTGGACCGGGCGTACGGCTTCTGGGACGCGCGCCGGCATGAGCCGGGCCGCACCCTGCCGGGTGTGGCGTGTGAGTACTGGCCGTTGTCGGGCCGCTGTGGCGGCGAGGGGTACGGCTGGGGCGCGTTCACCACGCATCTGTTGCTGGGCACGCTCGTGGGCCTGCGCCCGGAGGCCGCCGGCTTACGGATCCGTCCCAACCTCCCGGCCGACCTGCGCGTGCCGGGGCGGACGTACGGCGTCAGGCTGACCGTGCGGGACACCCCCGTGCACGTTCGGCTGGAGCCCACGGCGGACGGCGTCGAGGTCAGTGTCAATGACCGGTTGACGAAGCTCACCTGGGGCGAGGAGGCTCGATGGGACTGGCACGAACTCACCAGCGGCTGA